From a single Streptomyces liliifuscus genomic region:
- a CDS encoding geranyl diphosphate 2-C-methyltransferase, with protein MTTAPHARTTAAPVPTQSTYQTRVADYWNAEENPVNLELGRIDDLYHHHYGIGAADRSVLDEADPDLRRQRLTAELHRLEQEQAVLLSTHLGPLSPADRVFDAGCGRGGGSVVANLRYDCHADGVTISAKQAEFANAQARKRGIDDKVAYHHRNMLDTGFRSGAYAASWNNESTMYVELDLLFAEHARLLRRGGRYVTITGCYNDAYGRASREVSLINAHYICDIHPRSEYFRAMARNRLVPVHVQDLTADALPYWELRKQADHLVTGIEETFLTAYKNGSFQYLLIAADRV; from the coding sequence TTGACCACCGCCCCCCACGCACGCACCACTGCAGCCCCGGTGCCCACCCAGTCCACGTACCAGACCCGCGTCGCGGACTACTGGAACGCCGAGGAGAACCCGGTCAACCTCGAACTGGGCAGGATCGACGACCTCTACCACCATCACTACGGCATCGGCGCCGCCGACCGGTCCGTGCTCGACGAGGCCGACCCCGACCTGCGCAGGCAGCGGCTCACCGCCGAACTGCACCGTCTGGAGCAGGAACAGGCCGTGCTCCTCTCCACCCACCTCGGCCCTCTCTCCCCCGCCGACCGCGTCTTCGACGCCGGCTGTGGACGCGGCGGCGGCAGCGTGGTGGCGAACCTGCGGTACGACTGCCACGCCGACGGAGTCACCATCTCCGCGAAGCAGGCCGAGTTCGCCAACGCCCAGGCCCGCAAGCGGGGTATCGACGACAAGGTCGCCTATCACCACCGGAACATGCTGGACACCGGCTTCCGGTCGGGCGCGTACGCGGCGTCCTGGAACAACGAGTCCACCATGTACGTGGAACTGGACCTGCTGTTCGCCGAGCACGCCCGGTTGCTGCGCCGCGGCGGACGCTATGTGACGATCACCGGCTGCTACAACGACGCCTACGGACGGGCCTCCCGCGAGGTGTCCCTCATCAACGCCCACTACATCTGCGACATCCACCCACGGTCGGAGTACTTCCGCGCGATGGCCCGGAACCGGCTGGTGCCCGTCCACGTACAGGACCTCACCGCCGACGCCCTGCCCTACTGGGAACTGCGCAAGCAGGCCGACCACCTGGTCACGGGCATCGAGGAAACGTTCCTCACCGCGTACAAGAACGGCAGCTTCCAGTACCTGCTGATCGCGGCCGACCGCGTCTGA
- a CDS encoding family 2 encapsulin nanocompartment cargo protein terpene cyclase, giving the protein MSAPSASGSPSRLPGPPSLARKPRRGGAIPGLRYRPVAPADPAKAAEVDRRLEEWAHGLDLFPAAWTGDFSGFQFGRAVALQHPGAADLERLTSAGKLLLAENLVDNLYCEVDEGKGGSPRGLGGRLIMAQAALDPYHGTPELEEEWRRGVRADGPLRSYHFALRDYAVFATPSQTDRFVHDIARLHLGYLGEAAWSEIRYVPKVWEYLVMRQFNNFRPCLSIVDAVDGYELPEAVYARPEIQRITALACNATTIVNDLYSFTKELASDPTHLNLPQVIAANERRGLKAAYLKAVEIHNRIMAAFEEESALLSSTSPLVERYAQGLSDWVAGNHEWHATNTHRYHLPNYW; this is encoded by the coding sequence ATGAGCGCACCGTCGGCCTCCGGTTCGCCGTCGCGGCTGCCCGGTCCGCCGAGCCTCGCCCGCAAGCCCCGGCGGGGCGGGGCGATCCCCGGGCTGCGGTACCGGCCCGTCGCCCCCGCCGACCCGGCCAAGGCGGCCGAGGTCGACCGCAGGCTGGAGGAGTGGGCGCACGGGCTGGACCTGTTCCCGGCGGCGTGGACGGGGGACTTCTCGGGCTTCCAGTTCGGCCGGGCCGTCGCCCTGCAGCATCCCGGCGCGGCCGACCTCGAACGCCTCACCTCGGCGGGCAAGTTGCTCCTCGCCGAGAACCTCGTCGACAACCTCTACTGCGAGGTGGACGAGGGCAAGGGCGGCTCACCACGTGGGCTGGGCGGCCGGCTGATCATGGCCCAGGCGGCGCTCGATCCGTACCACGGCACTCCCGAGCTGGAGGAGGAGTGGCGCCGCGGTGTACGGGCCGACGGGCCGCTGCGCTCGTACCACTTCGCGCTGCGGGACTACGCCGTCTTCGCCACGCCCAGTCAGACCGACAGGTTCGTGCACGACATCGCCCGACTGCACCTCGGCTACCTCGGCGAGGCCGCCTGGTCGGAGATCCGGTACGTACCCAAGGTGTGGGAGTACCTGGTGATGCGGCAGTTCAACAACTTCCGCCCCTGTCTGTCGATCGTCGACGCCGTGGACGGCTACGAACTGCCCGAGGCCGTGTACGCGCGGCCCGAGATCCAGCGGATCACCGCTCTAGCGTGCAACGCCACCACGATCGTCAACGACCTGTACTCCTTCACCAAGGAGCTGGCCAGCGATCCGACCCATCTGAATCTGCCCCAGGTCATCGCCGCGAACGAGCGGCGCGGTCTGAAGGCCGCCTATCTCAAGGCGGTCGAGATCCACAACAGGATCATGGCGGCGTTCGAGGAGGAGTCGGCGCTCCTGTCCTCCACCTCACCCCTGGTCGAGCGCTACGCACAGGGACTGTCCGACTGGGTGGCCGGCAACCACGAGTGGCACGCCACCAACACCCACCGCTACCACTTGCCCAACTACTGGTGA
- a CDS encoding LacI family DNA-binding transcriptional regulator has protein sequence MDDVDSARDRNGTGRRPRLEDVAARVGLSTASVSLVLRGVSGPSERTRQRVLKAAADLGYQVDRTASLLASRRTRLLGVMVDVHRPFHAELVEHLHTAAEAVGYDLVLSTQTRTRDEHTAVETLLAFRSEAMILLGPTVPADTLAALDRKSPVIAVGRRIADAALDVVRTADDDGVGQIVDHLVGLGHHAIAYVDGGKGVIATDRRRGYRTAMRHHGLDAYIRVLHGDHTEAAGERAARKLLDGDALPTAVVTYNDQSAIGVLAALARAGVAVPGEVSVAGYDDDTLSRLSCFNLTTVSQNAEEQARHAVAAAVERLDHGRTEPREVVLPPQLVIRGTTAEPA, from the coding sequence GTGGATGACGTCGATTCCGCGCGTGACCGGAACGGCACGGGCAGGCGGCCCCGGCTGGAGGACGTGGCCGCGAGGGTGGGGCTGTCCACGGCGTCGGTGTCCCTCGTCCTGCGCGGTGTGTCCGGCCCCAGCGAGCGGACCCGTCAGCGGGTCCTGAAGGCCGCCGCCGATCTCGGCTACCAGGTGGACCGCACCGCGAGCCTGCTGGCCAGCAGACGCACGCGGCTGCTCGGCGTCATGGTGGACGTCCACCGCCCCTTCCACGCCGAACTGGTCGAGCACCTGCACACGGCAGCCGAGGCGGTCGGCTACGACCTCGTCCTGAGCACCCAGACCCGCACCCGCGACGAGCACACCGCCGTCGAGACCCTGCTGGCCTTCCGCAGCGAAGCCATGATCCTCCTCGGTCCGACCGTCCCCGCCGACACCCTCGCCGCCCTCGACCGCAAGTCCCCCGTCATCGCCGTCGGCCGCCGGATCGCCGACGCCGCCCTGGATGTCGTACGCACGGCGGACGACGACGGAGTGGGCCAGATCGTGGACCATCTGGTGGGCCTCGGACATCATGCGATCGCGTACGTCGACGGTGGCAAGGGCGTCATCGCCACCGACCGGCGCCGCGGCTACCGCACCGCCATGCGCCACCACGGCCTGGACGCGTACATACGGGTCCTGCACGGTGACCACACCGAGGCGGCGGGCGAACGCGCGGCCCGCAAGCTCCTCGACGGCGACGCCCTGCCCACCGCTGTCGTCACCTACAACGACCAGTCCGCCATCGGCGTCCTGGCGGCCCTCGCCCGAGCCGGTGTCGCCGTCCCGGGCGAGGTGTCCGTGGCCGGCTACGACGACGACACGCTCTCCCGGCTGAGCTGCTTCAACCTGACCACCGTCAGCCAGAACGCCGAGGAACAGGCGCGGCACGCGGTCGCCGCCGCCGTCGAACGCCTCGACCACGGCCGCACCGAGCCCCGCGAGGTCGTACTCCCCCCGCAACTCGTCATTCGCGGCACGACGGCCGAGCCCGCGTGA
- a CDS encoding ABC-F family ATP-binding cassette domain-containing protein, which yields MTTLNLPARDRAQLTCTGVRVDRGGRTVLHQVDMKIAPGSRWGVVGENGRGKSTLLHVLAGILAPDEGTVHRVGTLALAEQEMPAEDERTVGDIVDEHLADARAALRQLDAAATDLAEARPGAEQDYADALEAAQTLDAWDADRRVDVALAGLGAVSDRTRHLANLSVGQRYRIRLACLLGAEYDLLLLDEPTNHLDLAGLEYLTARLRAHSGGVVVVSHDRALLSDVTTTILDLDPTRDGSPRVYGGGYTGYREGREAELVRWEAEYELQQTEHARLKQALSESQNRLISGWRPDKGTGKHARATRAGALVRSVHRRQDDLEQHKVTAPVPPQRFSLPELPARPGVVLLRAEEVTVDGRLDRPTGLTLASGDRLAVTGPNGAGKSTLLSVLAGQLAPTTGRLHRSRKLRLHLLGQESPRATHRRAHDLYHQHTARLVSTGVLKEGEVTGLGALGLLSSRDANKAVAELSMGQQRRLDLALALAARPHVLLLDEPTNHLSIALVDELTDALHTTEAAVVLATHDRQMQRDIHTWPHLPLTLPRPC from the coding sequence GTGACCACTCTCAACCTGCCTGCCCGCGATCGGGCCCAGCTGACCTGCACGGGCGTCCGCGTCGACCGCGGAGGCCGCACCGTCCTGCACCAGGTCGACATGAAGATCGCCCCGGGATCGCGCTGGGGCGTCGTCGGCGAGAACGGACGCGGCAAATCGACCCTGCTGCACGTACTCGCCGGCATCCTGGCACCCGACGAGGGGACCGTGCATCGCGTCGGCACGCTGGCCCTGGCCGAGCAGGAGATGCCGGCCGAGGACGAGCGTACGGTCGGCGACATCGTCGACGAGCACCTCGCCGACGCCCGCGCCGCCCTCCGACAGCTGGATGCCGCCGCGACGGACCTCGCCGAAGCGCGGCCCGGTGCCGAACAGGACTACGCCGACGCCCTGGAAGCGGCGCAGACGCTGGACGCCTGGGACGCCGACCGCCGGGTCGATGTCGCCCTCGCGGGGCTCGGCGCAGTCAGCGACCGCACCCGTCACCTCGCCAACCTCTCCGTCGGACAGCGCTACCGGATCCGGCTGGCCTGTCTGCTGGGCGCCGAGTACGACCTCCTGCTGCTGGACGAGCCGACCAACCATCTCGACCTGGCGGGTCTCGAGTACCTCACCGCCAGGCTGCGCGCCCACTCCGGCGGTGTCGTCGTGGTCAGCCACGACCGGGCGCTCCTGTCGGACGTGACCACCACGATCCTCGACCTCGATCCCACCCGGGACGGCAGCCCGCGCGTCTACGGCGGCGGGTACACCGGTTACCGCGAGGGCCGCGAGGCCGAACTGGTCCGGTGGGAGGCGGAGTACGAGCTGCAGCAGACCGAGCACGCCCGCCTCAAGCAGGCCCTGTCCGAATCGCAGAACCGGCTGATCAGCGGCTGGCGCCCGGACAAGGGCACCGGCAAGCACGCGCGGGCCACCCGCGCCGGTGCGCTGGTCCGCTCCGTCCACCGGCGCCAGGACGACCTGGAGCAGCACAAGGTCACCGCGCCCGTCCCGCCGCAGCGCTTCAGTCTGCCCGAGCTGCCCGCCCGGCCCGGCGTCGTCCTGCTGCGCGCGGAGGAGGTGACCGTCGACGGGCGGCTGGACCGGCCGACCGGTCTGACGCTGGCGTCCGGCGACCGGCTGGCCGTCACCGGGCCGAACGGGGCGGGCAAGTCCACGCTCCTGTCCGTCCTGGCCGGACAACTCGCCCCCACCACAGGCAGGTTGCACCGCTCGCGCAAGCTGCGTCTGCACCTGCTCGGACAGGAGTCGCCGCGAGCGACGCACCGGCGGGCCCATGACCTCTACCACCAGCACACCGCGCGACTGGTCAGCACCGGTGTCCTCAAGGAGGGCGAGGTGACCGGGCTCGGCGCGCTGGGTCTGCTCAGCTCACGCGACGCCAACAAGGCCGTGGCCGAGCTGTCCATGGGACAGCAGCGCCGTCTCGACCTGGCCCTGGCTCTCGCCGCCCGCCCGCACGTCCTGCTGTTGGACGAGCCCACCAACCACCTGTCCATCGCCCTGGTCGACGAACTCACCGATGCTCTCCACACCACCGAAGCGGCCGTCGTCCTGGCCACCCACGACCGTCAGATGCAACGCGACATCCACACCTGGCCTCACCTGCCACTGACACTTCCCCGTCCTTGTTGA
- a CDS encoding sugar ABC transporter substrate-binding protein, whose amino-acid sequence MNRTSLPRSRRIVPAVAVAAAAALVLAGCSSSSGGKKAEEGSGDAAVGKADTPRMTIAMVTHAPPGDTFWDIIRKGAQAAAAKDNVKLIYSSNENASTQASLVQNAIDQKVDGIAVTLAKPDAMKDVVAKARKAGIPVVGLNSGMDQWKDQGLLEFFGQDELVAGEAFGEKLNETGAKNNICVIQVQGHVGLEQRCAGVKKTFKGKTTNLYVNGTNMPSVKSTISAKLKQDTSIDTVVTLGAPFALTAVQSVSESGSKAKVATFDLNKEMVSAIKGGDVEFAVDQQPYLQGYLSVDSLWLYKTNGNFSGGGQAPVLTGPAFVDKSNVEAIAKFAEKGTR is encoded by the coding sequence ATGAACCGCACATCCCTTCCCCGCTCCCGCAGAATCGTCCCCGCAGTGGCCGTGGCCGCCGCGGCCGCTCTGGTCCTCGCCGGCTGTTCCAGCAGTTCCGGTGGCAAGAAGGCCGAGGAGGGCTCGGGCGACGCGGCTGTCGGCAAGGCCGACACCCCCCGCATGACCATCGCGATGGTCACCCACGCGCCTCCCGGGGACACGTTCTGGGACATCATCCGCAAGGGCGCCCAGGCCGCCGCGGCCAAGGACAACGTCAAGCTCATCTACTCCAGCAACGAGAACGCGTCGACGCAGGCCAGCCTCGTCCAGAACGCGATCGACCAGAAGGTCGACGGCATCGCGGTCACTCTGGCCAAGCCCGACGCGATGAAGGACGTCGTCGCCAAGGCGCGCAAGGCCGGTATCCCGGTCGTCGGACTCAACTCCGGCATGGACCAGTGGAAGGACCAGGGCCTGCTGGAGTTCTTCGGCCAGGACGAGCTGGTCGCCGGGGAGGCGTTCGGCGAGAAGCTCAACGAGACCGGCGCCAAGAACAACATCTGTGTCATCCAGGTCCAGGGCCACGTCGGCCTGGAGCAGCGCTGCGCGGGTGTGAAGAAGACCTTCAAGGGCAAGACCACGAACCTGTACGTGAACGGCACGAACATGCCGTCCGTGAAGTCGACGATCAGCGCCAAGCTCAAGCAGGACACGTCGATCGACACCGTGGTCACGCTCGGTGCCCCCTTCGCACTGACCGCCGTGCAGTCGGTCTCCGAGTCCGGCAGCAAGGCGAAGGTGGCGACCTTCGACCTCAACAAGGAGATGGTCAGCGCCATCAAGGGCGGTGACGTCGAGTTCGCGGTCGACCAGCAGCCGTATCTGCAGGGCTACTTGTCGGTCGACTCGTTGTGGCTCTACAAGACCAACGGCAACTTCAGTGGCGGTGGCCA